In Flavobacteriaceae bacterium, the following proteins share a genomic window:
- a CDS encoding ATP-dependent Clp protease ATP-binding subunit has product MDDNFSPRVKDVIAYSKEEALRLGHDFIGTEHLMLGLLRDGNGKAIDILSALDIDLSHLRRKVEILSPANPNITVSSNEKKNLHLTRQAERALKTTFLEAKLFQSTSINTAHLLLCILRNENDPTTKLLNKLKVDYDNVKEQFKYMITNDSNDDFIESPKAESFPNEDASSSEEGKDNPFSQSSAKATKKSKTPVLDNFGRDLTAMAEEGKLDPVVGREKEIQRVSQILSRRKKNNPLLIGEPGVGKSAIAEGLANRIVSRKVSRILFNKRVVTLDLASLVAGTKYRGQFEERMKAVMNELEKNDDIILFIDEIHTIVGAGGATGSLDASNMFKPALARGEIQCIGATTLDEYRQYIEKDGALERRFQKVIVEPTTVEETIEILNNIKEKYESHHNVEYTPEAIEACVKLTNRYMTERFLPDKAIDALDEAGSRVHITNIDVPKQILELENQLEDVRLTKTSVVKKQKYEEAAKLRDDEKRLEKSLADAQAKWEDDSKMHREIVDEESVADVVSMMTGIPVNRIAQTESNKLALLPELIKGKVIGQDEAVNKVVKAIQRNRAGLKDPNKPIGSFIFLGQTGVGKTQLAKVLSRELFDSEDSIVRIDMSEYMEKFAISRLIGAPPGYVGYEEGGQLTEKIRRKPYAVVLLDEIEKAHPDVFNMLLQVLDDGFLTDSLGRKIDFSNTIIIMTSNIGARKLKDFGTGVGFGTAAQKSQASTNARGVIENALKKAFAPEFLNRIDDVVVFNVLEKEDINKIIDIELTKLLSRIKDLGYILKLSKKAKGFIADKGFDQQYGARPLKRAIQKYIEDALAEEIITSKINDGDVITMDLNKDETELIVKIKRAEKSAES; this is encoded by the coding sequence ATGGACGATAATTTTTCCCCAAGAGTAAAAGATGTTATAGCATATAGCAAAGAAGAAGCCTTACGTTTAGGCCACGATTTTATTGGTACCGAGCATTTAATGTTAGGTCTTTTAAGAGATGGTAACGGAAAAGCAATAGATATTTTAAGTGCTTTAGATATAGATTTAAGTCATTTAAGACGAAAAGTAGAAATATTAAGCCCTGCTAATCCCAATATCACTGTATCTTCTAACGAAAAGAAGAATTTACATTTAACACGACAAGCAGAACGTGCTTTAAAAACAACTTTTTTAGAAGCTAAATTATTTCAAAGTACATCTATTAATACGGCTCATTTGTTATTATGTATCTTAAGAAATGAAAATGACCCCACTACAAAACTTTTAAATAAACTTAAAGTAGATTACGATAACGTGAAAGAACAGTTTAAATATATGATTACTAATGACAGTAATGATGATTTTATAGAATCACCTAAAGCAGAATCTTTTCCAAATGAAGATGCATCTTCTAGTGAAGAAGGAAAAGATAACCCATTTAGTCAATCATCTGCCAAAGCGACAAAAAAATCCAAAACACCCGTCCTTGATAATTTTGGCCGTGATTTAACAGCAATGGCAGAAGAAGGAAAATTAGATCCTGTTGTTGGTAGAGAAAAAGAAATACAACGTGTTTCTCAAATTTTGAGTAGACGTAAAAAGAATAATCCTCTTTTAATCGGTGAGCCTGGAGTTGGTAAATCTGCAATTGCAGAAGGATTAGCAAACAGAATTGTAAGCCGTAAAGTATCTCGTATTTTATTCAATAAGCGCGTCGTAACTTTAGATTTAGCAAGTTTAGTCGCTGGGACAAAATACCGCGGGCAGTTTGAAGAACGTATGAAAGCAGTCATGAATGAGCTTGAAAAAAATGATGATATCATTCTTTTCATTGATGAGATTCATACTATAGTTGGTGCTGGTGGTGCTACAGGAAGCTTAGATGCTTCAAATATGTTTAAACCTGCATTAGCTCGAGGAGAGATACAATGTATTGGTGCTACTACTCTAGATGAGTACAGACAATATATTGAAAAAGATGGTGCTTTAGAGCGACGATTTCAAAAGGTTATTGTAGAACCTACTACTGTTGAAGAAACTATTGAGATTTTAAATAATATAAAAGAGAAATACGAATCACATCACAATGTAGAATATACTCCTGAAGCAATTGAAGCTTGTGTAAAGTTAACTAATCGTTATATGACGGAGCGTTTTTTACCAGACAAAGCTATTGATGCTTTAGATGAAGCTGGTTCACGTGTGCATATCACTAATATTGACGTTCCTAAACAAATTCTTGAATTAGAAAATCAATTAGAAGATGTTAGATTAACTAAAACTTCTGTTGTAAAAAAACAAAAATATGAGGAAGCAGCAAAACTTCGTGATGACGAAAAGCGATTAGAAAAAAGCTTAGCAGATGCACAAGCCAAATGGGAAGACGATTCTAAAATGCATCGTGAAATAGTTGATGAAGAAAGTGTTGCAGATGTTGTTTCTATGATGACAGGAATACCTGTAAATCGTATTGCTCAAACTGAAAGTAACAAATTAGCTTTATTACCTGAACTTATTAAAGGTAAGGTTATTGGTCAAGATGAAGCAGTAAATAAAGTTGTAAAAGCAATTCAACGTAACCGTGCTGGATTAAAAGATCCTAATAAGCCAATTGGTTCATTTATTTTTTTAGGACAAACTGGAGTTGGGAAAACACAATTAGCTAAAGTACTATCTCGCGAGTTATTTGATAGTGAAGATTCTATTGTACGAATCGATATGAGTGAATATATGGAGAAATTTGCTATTTCTCGTTTAATTGGAGCACCTCCAGGATATGTTGGTTATGAAGAAGGCGGACAATTAACTGAAAAGATAAGGCGTAAACCATATGCTGTTGTTCTTTTGGATGAAATTGAGAAAGCACATCCAGATGTTTTTAATATGCTTTTACAAGTTTTAGATGATGGTTTTTTAACCGATAGTTTAGGGCGAAAAATAGATTTTAGTAATACTATTATTATTATGACTTCAAATATTGGAGCTCGTAAACTTAAAGACTTTGGCACTGGTGTAGGTTTTGGAACTGCGGCACAAAAATCTCAAGCTTCAACCAATGCTAGAGGTGTTATAGAAAATGCGCTTAAGAAAGCATTTGCTCCCGAATTCTTAAATAGAATAGATGATGTTGTTGTGTTTAATGTTCTAGAAAAAGAAGATATTAATAAAATTATTGATATAGAGTTAACAAAGCTTTTAAGTCGCATAAAAGATCTTGGATATATACTCAAACTCAGTAAAAAAGCTAAAGGATTTATTGCAGACAAAGGTTTCGATCAACAATATGGCGCACGTCCTTTAAAACGGGCCATTCAAAAGTATATTGAAGATGCTTTAGCTGAGGAAATTATAACATCAAAAATCAATGATGGGGACGTTATTACTATGGATTTAAATAAAGATGAAACAGAGCTTATTGTAAAAATTAAACGTGCAGAAAAATCAGCAGAATCATAA
- a CDS encoding NAD(P)H-hydrate dehydratase, whose translation MKIFSKAQIYEGIRVMSERQGISSTDLMERSGTQIFNWLHARMQGAQVPIHIFCGIGNNGGSGLVIARHLITHGYNVITYVTNCSDKRSKDFLINYDRIKNVTKDWPKLLTCKEEFPEIGRDDIIVDAVFGIGLNRPIDDWIIALFEHFRASKAYTLSVDIPSGLFLDKAPENEAAVVTAGYTLSFGTPKLVFFLPETAKFTVQWEVIDIGADLEYINSTISEAEILGKLEVLQLYRPREKFSHKGDFGHSLIIGGSYGKIGASLLASKSALVSGAGLVTAFIPKCGYTTLQSALPEAMVITDPDEELISTIKFDIEPTVIAFGVGVGTHKKTIDGFKAFLKTNKIPLVIDADGINILAKHKTLLKQLPEKSVLTPHPKELERLIGAWANDFDKLSKAKAFAKKYDIVLVVKGAHTITVFDDRLYINSTGNPGLATAGTGDVLTGVITGLISQGYDPLMASIFGVYLHGKSADIALEDFAYQSLIASHVIDYLGEAYLGLFKQPEQINQSETETK comes from the coding sequence ATGAAAATATTTTCTAAAGCTCAGATTTATGAAGGAATTAGAGTAATGTCTGAAAGACAAGGTATCTCTTCAACAGATTTGATGGAGCGAAGTGGTACTCAAATTTTTAATTGGTTGCATGCTCGTATGCAAGGTGCTCAAGTACCAATACATATATTTTGTGGAATTGGCAACAATGGAGGAAGCGGCTTAGTAATAGCAAGACATTTAATAACACATGGTTACAATGTAATTACTTATGTGACTAATTGTAGTGATAAGCGTTCTAAAGATTTTTTAATTAATTATGATCGCATAAAAAATGTAACAAAAGATTGGCCTAAATTATTAACCTGTAAAGAAGAATTCCCTGAAATAGGTCGTGATGATATTATTGTAGACGCCGTTTTTGGTATAGGATTAAATCGCCCTATTGATGATTGGATTATAGCACTTTTTGAACATTTTAGAGCATCTAAAGCTTATACATTATCTGTAGATATTCCATCAGGTTTGTTTTTAGACAAAGCTCCTGAAAATGAAGCTGCAGTAGTTACAGCTGGTTATACATTAAGTTTTGGAACCCCTAAGCTAGTATTCTTTTTACCAGAAACAGCAAAATTTACAGTACAATGGGAAGTCATAGATATTGGAGCAGATCTTGAATATATTAACTCTACTATTAGCGAAGCAGAAATATTAGGGAAATTAGAAGTTTTACAACTTTACAGACCAAGAGAAAAGTTTTCTCATAAAGGAGATTTTGGGCATAGTTTAATTATTGGAGGAAGTTATGGCAAAATAGGAGCATCGTTGTTGGCTAGCAAAAGTGCATTAGTTTCTGGAGCAGGATTGGTAACTGCTTTTATTCCTAAATGTGGGTATACTACATTACAATCTGCTTTACCCGAAGCTATGGTAATTACTGATCCTGATGAAGAGTTAATAAGTACTATTAAATTTGACATTGAACCAACAGTAATTGCATTTGGAGTAGGGGTAGGAACTCATAAAAAAACAATTGATGGATTTAAAGCATTTTTAAAAACTAATAAAATTCCTTTGGTTATAGATGCCGATGGCATAAATATATTAGCCAAACATAAAACATTATTAAAGCAACTGCCTGAGAAAAGTGTGTTAACACCACATCCTAAAGAATTAGAAAGATTAATAGGAGCTTGGGCAAACGATTTTGATAAATTATCTAAAGCCAAAGCATTTGCAAAGAAATATGATATTGTTTTAGTGGTTAAAGGAGCACATACGATTACCGTATTTGATGACAGATTATATATTAATTCTACAGGAAATCCGGGACTAGCCACTGCAGGTACAGGAGATGTGCTTACAGGTGTTATTACTGGATTAATATCGCAAGGATATGACCCCTTAATGGCTTCAATATTTGGTGTATACTTACACGGGAAATCTGCCGATATTGCTTTAGAAGATTTTGCGTATCAAAGCTTAATAGCTAGCCATGTGATCGATTATTTAGGAGAAGCTTACTTAGGTTTGTTTAAACAACCTGAGCAAATAAACCAATCAGAAACTGAAACTAAATAA
- a CDS encoding M24 family metallopeptidase, with protein MKSQLTFIIAVLTVITSFAQNGIPKDYLTKEFHKERREALRSKMEKNSVAVFFANPVRNRANDVEYVYHQDPNFYYLTGYKEPHAVLVIFSENQTNAEGKTYNEILYVQERNAAAEQWTGRRLGVKGSQEQLGFEMAFNGRDFKNSGITYEKFDKVMFNNFQNDYRDSARDEADLFSLVEIFKTQVNYGEYANNATRERIYELIKSTNVENSANVAQTIGRAIETNPELKNDKIINNYVNASDPKLRLELKQQAIAVKPKSNIDTRTLSTIMAGLRQIKTEEEMKLLTKAIRISAIGQREIMKAMHVNMSEIEIQGVHEFIYKKYGSEYEGYPSIVGAGENGCVLHYIENNKLKVENDLVLMDLGAEYHGYSADVTRTIPANGKFSEEQKTIYDLVYDAQEAGIEAARIGNSFRAPGRAASKVLTEGLLKLGIIKNANEVRRYFPHGTSHYLGLDVHDPGLYQDYEANMVITVEPGIYIPEGSPCDEKWWGIAVRIEDDILITENGPVNLSGEAPRKSEDIEALMKETSVLDGFKLPKLD; from the coding sequence ATGAAAAGCCAACTTACCTTTATTATTGCAGTACTTACTGTTATTACAAGTTTTGCTCAAAATGGAATTCCTAAAGATTATCTAACTAAAGAATTTCATAAAGAACGCAGAGAAGCATTGCGTAGTAAAATGGAAAAAAATAGTGTTGCAGTATTTTTTGCAAACCCTGTACGTAATCGAGCTAATGATGTAGAATATGTGTATCATCAAGACCCTAATTTTTATTATTTGACGGGTTATAAAGAACCTCATGCAGTATTGGTTATATTTTCGGAAAATCAAACTAATGCAGAAGGCAAAACTTATAACGAAATTTTATATGTTCAAGAAAGAAATGCAGCAGCAGAACAATGGACAGGGCGTCGTTTAGGAGTAAAAGGCTCACAAGAACAGTTGGGGTTTGAAATGGCGTTTAACGGTAGAGATTTTAAAAATTCAGGTATCACATATGAAAAATTTGACAAAGTAATGTTTAATAACTTTCAAAATGATTATAGGGATTCTGCAAGAGATGAAGCCGACTTATTTAGTTTAGTTGAAATTTTTAAAACTCAAGTAAATTATGGAGAATACGCCAATAATGCCACACGAGAAAGAATTTACGAACTCATAAAAAGTACAAATGTTGAGAATAGTGCCAATGTTGCACAAACAATAGGTCGTGCCATTGAAACTAATCCTGAATTAAAGAATGATAAGATTATAAATAATTATGTAAACGCTTCTGATCCAAAATTGCGATTAGAATTAAAGCAACAAGCCATAGCGGTTAAACCAAAAAGTAATATAGATACACGAACACTTTCTACGATTATGGCTGGTTTAAGACAGATTAAAACCGAAGAAGAAATGAAATTGCTTACTAAAGCAATTCGTATTTCTGCAATAGGGCAACGTGAAATTATGAAAGCTATGCACGTTAATATGTCTGAAATAGAAATACAAGGTGTTCATGAATTTATCTATAAAAAGTATGGTAGTGAATATGAAGGTTATCCATCTATTGTAGGTGCTGGAGAAAATGGTTGTGTACTACATTATATAGAAAACAATAAACTTAAAGTAGAAAATGATTTAGTGCTAATGGATTTAGGAGCTGAATATCATGGCTATTCTGCAGATGTGACTCGAACAATTCCAGCAAATGGTAAATTTTCTGAAGAGCAAAAAACAATTTACGATTTGGTATACGATGCCCAAGAAGCAGGAATTGAAGCAGCTCGTATTGGCAATAGTTTTAGAGCACCAGGTAGAGCAGCTTCAAAAGTATTAACAGAAGGTTTATTAAAATTAGGAATAATTAAAAACGCAAATGAAGTAAGACGGTATTTTCCTCACGGAACTTCTCATTATTTAGGATTAGATGTCCACGATCCAGGATTATATCAAGATTATGAAGCTAATATGGTAATTACTGTCGAGCCAGGAATCTATATTCCTGAAGGAAGCCCTTGTGATGAAAAATGGTGGGGAATAGCAGTACGCATAGAAGATGATATTTTAATTACAGAAAACGGACCTGTAAATCTCTCTGGAGAAGCACCACGTAAATCTGAAGATATTGAAGCTTTAATGAAAGAAACTAGCGTATTAGATGGGTTTAAATTACCAAAACTAGATTAA
- the gcvT gene encoding glycine cleavage system aminomethyltransferase GcvT — protein sequence MKNTALTSIHEALGAKMVPFAGYNMPVQYEGVNIEHETVRNAVGVFDVSHMGEFLIEGENALDLIQSVSSNDATKLTIGKAQYSCLPNDNGGIIDDLIIYRIKEETYLLVVNASNIEKDWNWIQSKNTMGAEMKNISEEYSLLAIQGPKAVEAMQSLTSHNLSEIKFYNFIVGDFAGIENVIISATGYTGSGGFEIYCKNSEVEQVWENVFKAGADFGIKPIGLAARDTLRLEMGYCLYGNDISDTTSPFEAGLGWVTKFTKTFTNSEALEAEKARGPERKLIAFEIDERGIPRQGYDIVDGNGNKIGEVTSGTMSPSLGKGIGLGYVPTVFTAVGSKINIQVRKNAIPATVVKLPFYKN from the coding sequence ATGAAAAATACAGCCTTAACATCAATTCACGAAGCACTAGGTGCAAAAATGGTTCCTTTTGCAGGATATAATATGCCTGTACAGTACGAAGGTGTAAATATCGAACATGAAACCGTACGAAATGCCGTTGGTGTTTTTGATGTTTCGCATATGGGTGAGTTTTTAATTGAAGGCGAAAATGCTTTAGATCTTATACAGAGTGTAAGTAGTAATGATGCTACTAAATTAACGATAGGGAAAGCACAATATAGCTGCTTGCCAAATGACAATGGTGGTATTATTGATGATTTAATTATTTATAGAATAAAAGAAGAAACCTATTTACTAGTAGTTAATGCCAGTAATATTGAAAAAGATTGGAACTGGATTCAATCTAAAAATACAATGGGAGCAGAAATGAAAAATATTTCTGAAGAATATTCATTATTAGCGATACAAGGACCAAAAGCTGTAGAAGCAATGCAATCGCTTACTAGTCATAATTTATCTGAGATTAAATTTTATAATTTTATAGTTGGTGATTTTGCGGGTATCGAAAACGTAATTATTTCTGCAACTGGATATACAGGTAGTGGTGGTTTTGAGATCTATTGTAAAAACTCTGAAGTAGAGCAAGTATGGGAGAATGTATTTAAAGCTGGTGCAGATTTTGGTATTAAACCTATAGGTTTAGCCGCTAGAGATACTTTACGATTAGAAATGGGATATTGTTTATATGGTAATGATATTAGTGATACTACTTCTCCATTTGAAGCAGGTTTAGGTTGGGTTACAAAATTTACTAAAACATTCACAAATAGTGAAGCTTTAGAAGCAGAAAAAGCTCGTGGTCCTGAACGTAAACTTATTGCTTTTGAAATAGATGAACGCGGAATTCCTCGTCAAGGATATGATATTGTTGATGGTAACGGGAATAAAATTGGAGAAGTTACTTCTGGTACCATGTCTCCTTCATTAGGAAAAGGAATTGGGTTAGGATATGTGCCAACTGTATTTACTGCTGTTGGCAGTAAAATAAATATACAAGTACGTAAAAATGCAATTCCGGCTACAGTCGTTAAACTTCCATTTTACAAAAACTAA